The Candidatus Binataceae bacterium genome segment TACGCTCGACCTTAACCATCCCGAGGGTGCAGCGCTGATGCGCCGTCTGGCCGAGGGCGCCGACGTCGTGATCGAAAGCTTCCGGCCGGGCGAGATGGCGCGGATGGGCCTTGGATGGGAGGTGCTTCACGCGCTCAACCCGGCGCTGGGGTTATGTTCGATTGCGCCTTTCGGTCAAGGCGGCCCGTACCGCTCTTACGAGGCCGACGACAGCGTGCTGACCGCGCTATCGGGGATGCTTTATGTCAACGGCTTTCCGGACGCCGCGCCGGTGCGCCCGTTCGGCCTGCAGGCGTATCACTCGGCGTCGTACTACGCTGCGATTGCCACGATGTGCGCGCTACTCGCGCGCGACTCTTCGGGCCAGGGCCAATGGATCGACCTCAGCATGCAGGAAGCGACGGCGGCGGCGGTCGAGCACGTCGCACCGAGTTTCTTCGGAACGGGCGAGATCGAACGGCGCCGCGGCACCCTGCACTGGAGCCGTTTCTTCCGGGTCGGGCGATGCCGCGACGGGTACGTGATGCATTGCACGCTCGGCGACTGGACCTCGCTGGTCGAGTGGGTCAACGGCGACGGCAAGGCGCGCAACTTCGGCGACGACCTCACCGCTCCCGAGTGGGAAGAGGTGGGCAAGCGGCGCCAGGACGCCGAGCGTCTGTTCGACGTTCTCGACGAATGGGTCAAGGACTACGCGCGCGATGAATTGCTGGAACGCGCGCAGCTGCTGCGCCTGCCGTACGCCTCGGTGCGCAACCCCGAGGATCTCTTCGGGGACGAGCAACTTCTCGCGCGCGGCTACTTCCACGAGGTCGAGCATCCCGAACTCGGCCGCACCTTCCGCTATCCCGGCGCGCCATACCTCTTCACCGGATCGCCGTGGCGTGTGACGCGCCGCCCGCCGCTCGCCGGCGAGCATACCGGCGAAATCCTGGGCGGTGAGCTTGGCCTTGGCGCCGACGAGCTCGCCGCGCTGGCCGCGCAGGGAGTGATCTGACGATGGCTCCGATGGCGCTTGCGGGCGTGCGCATCCTCGACTTCACCTGGGTCGTCGCGGGTCCGGTCGCCACGCGGATTCTCGCCGACCAGGGCGCCGAGGTGATCAAGGTCGAGCGCGGCGACGAAAATACGATGAGCGTGCTCGGCCCGCGGCGGATCGGACTGCAAGG includes the following:
- a CDS encoding CoA transferase gives rise to the protein MNENGALAGLRVLDLTDLKGHLCARLLADMGADVIKVEPPGGDAARRIGPFVDDRPHRDRSLFFWFYNLNKRSLTLDLNHPEGAALMRRLAEGADVVIESFRPGEMARMGLGWEVLHALNPALGLCSIAPFGQGGPYRSYEADDSVLTALSGMLYVNGFPDAAPVRPFGLQAYHSASYYAAIATMCALLARDSSGQGQWIDLSMQEATAAAVEHVAPSFFGTGEIERRRGTLHWSRFFRVGRCRDGYVMHCTLGDWTSLVEWVNGDGKARNFGDDLTAPEWEEVGKRRQDAERLFDVLDEWVKDYARDELLERAQLLRLPYASVRNPEDLFGDEQLLARGYFHEVEHPELGRTFRYPGAPYLFTGSPWRVTRRPPLAGEHTGEILGGELGLGADELAALAAQGVI